A DNA window from Brassica napus cultivar Da-Ae chromosome C1, Da-Ae, whole genome shotgun sequence contains the following coding sequences:
- the LOC125579892 gene encoding zinc finger BED domain-containing protein RICESLEEPER 2-like gives MGVTAHYIDECWRLKKLIIGFKHVSDHKGQTISRVLLDVLADWRIEKIFCVTVDNATANSFALRRFHGQFSLVSDDALVLDGEWLHMRCSAHIINLIVKDGLTDANESVDAVRNDVVYVRGSGNRLISFEQKVESGRMTRGSLPLDVTTRWNSTYLMLSTGLKFRVAFDKMETEDKLYNDYFMEVGDKGKKRVRPPQYADWKAIERLGRFLVIFYNSTLVVSASTSLNAHKCYEEIVNIATNLLALSESTDHELKDKAEEMFKKFDKYWDGLKNINKMLIVATVFDPTKKMVLASLCFDELYGKDSLEGKAMYDSVMSVLRSLFKEYGARYGKEAGGKSDEAKTNNSGSTPCSRELSMIGTDLHDDGLGYKRIGRRYKEMPNEIGVKDNRDELDIYLKEGVENPDMMAGVEYDVLSF, from the coding sequence ATGGGGGTGACTGCGCATTACATTGATGAGTGTTGGCGACTGAAGAAGCTTATCATAGGGTTCAAACATGTCAGTGATCACAAAGGTCAGACAATCTCTCGGGTTCTTTTAGATGTCTTGGCTGATTGGAGAATTGAGAAAATATTTTGCGTAACTGTTGACAATGCAACAGCTAATTCATTCGCCTTGAGAAGATTTCATGGCCAGTTCTCTTTAGTGTCTGATGATGCACTAGTTTTAGATGGAGAATGGTTGCATATGAGATGTAGTGCACACATCATCAACTTGATTGTGAAGGACGGATTGACTGATGCTAATGAGAGTGTGGATGCAGTCCGTAATGATGTAGTCTATGTTAGAGGTTCAGGAAATAGGTTGATATCCTTTGAGCAGAAAGTAGAATCTGGTAGAATGACTAGGGGAAGCTTGCCTTTAGATGTTACTACTAGGTGGAACTCCACTTACCTGATGTTGAGTACAGGTTTGAAGTTTAGAGTTGCGTTTGACAAGATGGAGACAGAGGATAAACTCTACAACGATTATTTTATGGAGGTGGGGGATAAAGGAAAGAAGAGAGTGCGACCTCCTCAATACGCTGACTGGAAAGCAATCGAAAGACTAGGTCGTTTCTTGGTGATCTTCTACAACTCTACACTAGTTGTGTCTGCGTCAACATCTCTCAATGCTCACAAGTGTTACGAGGAGATTGTGAACATAGCCACCAACCTTCTGGCGTTAAGTGAAAGCACAGATCATGAGCTGAAGGATAAGGCTGAGGAGATGTTCAAAAAGTTTGACAAGTACTGGGATGGGCTGAAGAACATCAACAAGATGTTAATTGTGGCAACAGTTTTTGATCCAACAAAGAAGATGGTGCTGGCAAGCTTGTGTTTTGATGAGCTCTACGGGAAAGACAGTTTGGAAGGGAAAGCAATGTATGATTCGGTGATGTCTGTTTTGCGCAGTTTATTTAAAGAGTATGGTGCAAGATATGGGAAGGAAGCCGGTGGGAAATCTGATGAAGCTAAAACTAACAACAGTGGATCCACTCCTTGTAGTCGAGAACTGAGCATGATTGGTACGGATTTACATGATGATGGTTTAGGTTACAAGCGAATTGGCCGAAGGTACAAGGAGATGCCTAATGAGATTGGAGTAAAAGATAATCGGGATGAGCTGGATATATACTTGAAAGAAGGAGTTGAGAATCCAGATATGATGGCTGGTGTAGAGTATGATGTGCTCTCGTTTTGA
- the LOC106374693 gene encoding probable carboxylesterase 12, which translates to MDSEIAVDCSPLLKIYKSGRIERLMGETTVPASLTPQSGVVSKDVVYSPDDNLSVRMYLPVKAAETGEKLPLLVYFHGGGFIIETAFSPTYHTFLTAAVSASDCVAVSVDYRRAPEHPIPISFDDSWTCLKWVFTHIAGSGSESWLNKHVDFSKLFLAGDSAGATIAHHMAMRAAREKVSPELSDSGISGIILVHPYFWSKTPIDDKETKDETLRSKIEAFWMMATPNNKDGVDDPLINVVQSESVDISGLGCGKALVMVAEKDALARQGWRYAAKLKKSEWKGKVELVESEGEDHVFHLMRPDCEKALEAMKIFAGFLKGEM; encoded by the coding sequence ATGGATTCTGAGATCGCCGTCGACTGCTCTCCGTTGCTCAAGATATACAAGAGTGGCCGCATCGAGCGTCTCATGGGCGAAACCACCGTCCCAGCCTCTTTAACCCCACAAAGCGGCGTCGTTTCCAAGGACGTCGTTTATTCTCCCGACGACAATCTCTCCGTCCGCATGTACCTCCCGGTGAAAGCCGCGGAGACCGGTGAGAAACTCCCACTCCTCGTCTACTTCCACGGCGGAGGATTCATCATCGAAACTGCTTTCTCGCCGACGTACCACACTTTCCTCACGGCGGCTGTCTCTGCTTCCGACTGCGTAGCAGTGTCCGTGGATTACAGGCGTGCACCGGAGCATCCCATTCCGATCTCGTTCGATGATTCGTGGACATGTCTCAAATGGGTATTCACCCACATTGCCGGATCTGGCTCGGAGAGTTGGTTGAACAAACACGTCGACTTCAGCAAACTGTTCCTCGCCGGAGACAGCGCCGGCGCGACCATCGCTCATCACATGGCGATGAGAGCTGCGAGGGAGAAAGTCAGTCCCGAGTTAAGCGACTCAGGAATCTCCGGGATCATCCTGGTGCATCCTTACTTCTGGTCGAAAACACCAATCGATGACAAGGAGACGAAAGATGAAACGTTGAGGTCCAAGATCGAAGCGTTTTGGATGATGGCTACTCCAAACAACAAAGACGGAGTCGATGATCCGTTGATCAACGTGGTTCAGTCAGAGTCGGTGGATATCTCCGGGTTGGGTTGCGGGAAAGCGTTGGTGATGGTGGCTGAGAAAGACGCGTTGGCGAGGCAAGGTTGGCGGTACGCGGCGAAGCTTAAGAAGAGCGAGTGGAAAGGGAAAGTGGAGTTGGTGGAGAGTGAAGGAGAAGACCATGTTTTTCATTTGATGAGACCTGATTGTGAGAAAGCTCTTGAGGCTATGAAGATATTCGCAGGCTTTCTTAAGGGAGAGATGTAG